Sequence from the Fusobacterium russii ATCC 25533 genome:
ATCTTTTAAGTTTGCTTCTTCTTCCATAAATAATTTAGTGTGATAGTCAGCTGCAACTTGGGCTGCTTCTCTTACAACTTTTTGTAAATTTTCCGGTAATTCTTCCATAGTTATATTACTTACTAAATATAGCTGATCATTTAATATATGATTTGTCATAGCTAAATATTTTTGAACTTCATAAAATTTTTGAGCCTTTATTGTTGACAATGGATTTTCTTGAGCCTCAACAGCATTAGTTTTTAAAGAAATGTATACTTCAGAAAATGCCATAGGCGTAGGAGCTGCTCCGCTATATTTAGCATAAGCAAGGTTAGCCGCTGCTCCCGGTACTCTTAATTTTAAACCTTTCATATCTGCAAGAGATTTTATTGCTCTATTTGAAGTTGTTTGTCTTGTTCCATTGTATGCTTGAGCAAGAACTGTCATTCCTTTTTTATCATGTAATTTTTTATATAAATCTTTTCCGAATTGAGTTGCTGTAGCTTTTTTCATATGTTCAAAGTCTTTTATCATATAAGGTAATGTGTATACTTCCGCTTCTGGAAAGAAAGTAGAAAATCTTCCTGTTTCAGAAAAAGTAAAATCTAAAGCTCCTCCCTCTAATTGTTGCATCATAGCTAAATCATCCTTACCAAGTTGTGCATTTCCATATAGTTTTAATTCTATTTCTCCTTTAGATCTTTCTTTTAACTCTTTGGCAAAAACTTCTGCTGCCTTATATTCATTTTGTGAGTTTCCTGCTGTCATTCCCATTTTTAGGTTGTACTTAGCTGCAAAAGCAGATGTAGTCATTAACCCAAATAAAAGTCCCATTTTCAATAAATTCATTTTTTTCATAAATCTTTTCCTCCTCAAATTTTATAATTATAGTTTTACATAGCAAAACTTTTAAAATATTTTATATCTAAGTTAAATTATCCAATAAAATTATTTTAGATTCAGAGATAATATTTTTCACTTCACTTTTTAAGTCCTTATATAAAATGTCAAACATTATCTGTCCTGCCATATAGCCGGTTTGAAATACATCGTCTGCAACTGTAGCAAAAATTATCTCTTTTTTTATAAGTTTTCTAATTCTGTTTCCGATTCCATTTGTAATTACTAATTTATTCAATAATTTTTCTTTAGAAATTTCTTGTAATATATCTTGGGAATATCTATTTATATAAATTCCAGAAAACTTTTCATTATCCAGCATATAATTTAAAAATTCTATACTGTCATCTATGCCTTTTCTTACAAAAGGTCCCAGAATTTTTGTGTTTTTTTCTTTACATTTATCAATAAATCCATCGAGATAAGGTTTTGATGAAATTCTATCATCTCCATTATCAATAACCAGAACTCTCTCATCATCTCTTAAAATTTTATTTACTAAAGATGCCGCAAGTTTTCCATCTTTATAGTAATTAGGACCAATATGTGAAATATTTTTATCCAATTTAATACCGATAGAAACAAGCTTAATTTTTTCACGATAAGGATTCAGTATTTTTAAAATTTCTTTTTTATCGAGAGGAATTATTATAATTCCATCAATATAAGCTGAAGAAGTTAATATTTCTTTTAAAATCTTAGTCTGTTCCTCCGGTTTATTAATATCTGTACTTATTTCAATAACTTCAAAGTTATGATGTTTATATTCCTCTTTTATTTTTCTAATTCCATTTTTCATTTCATTGGTATAATAAATATTTTTAGAGTTAACTAAAAAACTATATATAATTTTCTTTTTACTTGCAAGAGAGCTACCTACAAGATTTTTTTCATAACTCATTTCAGAAACAAGTTCTAAAATCTTTTCTTTGGTTTCTCTCTTTACATATCCACTGTTATTTATAGCTCTAGCAACAGTCGTCCTACTTATCCCAAGCATTTCAGCTATTTTTTTTTGTGTGACCATAGGCTTACTCCATTTAATATGAAACTACTGTTCCTTTAAACATTCTTTCAGTTCTAACTCCAGGTTTTATTTCACCATTTATAGAATAAATATTATCCTTCAGTTTTAGTAAAGCAGCTCCACAAGAGGCATCAAAAGGAACTTCACCTAATGCTTTCCAAGTATTATTACTAGCATTGTAAATTAAAATTTTTCTATTCCATCCATACCAACTTGGCTCTGCTCCAAAGTACTCTTTTTTATATTCTTGTAACGCTTCATCTTTTAAAGTACTTAAATAGTGGTTAGCATCATTCCAAAGCTTATAGTTAAATCCACCTAGAACCAGCATTTTATCTTCAGCAATTTTTATAGAATTTGCTCCTAAAAGTAAAATTTCCTTTTTATCTATTATGACATCTGCAGCTTTTTCCCAAGATTTTGTTTTAAAATCGTAAGCATATCCGTCTATATAAGAAACATTTGAGCCACCACTAAATACATAAAATTTATTATTTAATATCTGACCTATTGTTTGTTGTCT
This genomic interval carries:
- a CDS encoding LacI family DNA-binding transcriptional regulator; the encoded protein is MVTQKKIAEMLGISRTTVARAINNSGYVKRETKEKILELVSEMSYEKNLVGSSLASKKKIIYSFLVNSKNIYYTNEMKNGIRKIKEEYKHHNFEVIEISTDINKPEEQTKILKEILTSSAYIDGIIIIPLDKKEILKILNPYREKIKLVSIGIKLDKNISHIGPNYYKDGKLAASLVNKILRDDERVLVIDNGDDRISSKPYLDGFIDKCKEKNTKILGPFVRKGIDDSIEFLNYMLDNEKFSGIYINRYSQDILQEISKEKLLNKLVITNGIGNRIRKLIKKEIIFATVADDVFQTGYMAGQIMFDILYKDLKSEVKNIISESKIILLDNLT
- a CDS encoding sialic acid TRAP transporter substrate-binding protein SiaP, producing MKKMNLLKMGLLFGLMTTSAFAAKYNLKMGMTAGNSQNEYKAAEVFAKELKERSKGEIELKLYGNAQLGKDDLAMMQQLEGGALDFTFSETGRFSTFFPEAEVYTLPYMIKDFEHMKKATATQFGKDLYKKLHDKKGMTVLAQAYNGTRQTTSNRAIKSLADMKGLKLRVPGAAANLAYAKYSGAAPTPMAFSEVYISLKTNAVEAQENPLSTIKAQKFYEVQKYLAMTNHILNDQLYLVSNITMEELPENLQKVVREAAQVAADYHTKLFMEEEANLKDFFKQNGVTITEPNLDEFKAAMKPFYDEYIKKNGKVGEDAIKAIDSVR